One Procambarus clarkii isolate CNS0578487 chromosome 47, FALCON_Pclarkii_2.0, whole genome shotgun sequence genomic window, aataaatatcaaGAGACATTTATATATGGAACTAAAAGAGCAAGAACTCGTCAATgtaatgttatagtggccagaatacgcttgggatataaatgtatctggcagctttctcaacactcaaatgtcgaatacaccatgtgtcaactttgtgagtgtAACAGCTTAGCTGTTGATATAAATATAATGTAGGCTTGTATGAAGTGTAATTGTATGGAATACATGGGGTGCAATCTAGTTTTGGAGCCAGAGTGAACTTTCTATAAATACCCGGATGATTTTGGCAATCATCCGGGTATTTATAAACCCCACatgaaagcaaagtctctattttttaTTTCAGGTATGTTAACagaggtgattaaatatgtaaaaTCGTGTCAAAATTGCCAGAGAAGGAAAGGTTCTCCTCAGGTACAAGCGCCCCTGCCGGAATTTCAAGAAATTTTTATACCTTAAGATCGAGTGGAAGCTGATTTGATTGGTCTCCGTCACAGTCATGCAGGCAATTGTTACATGTTGGTATTAGTGGACCATCTGTCCTGATACACTACACTGATTGCAATATCTCAGATGAATGCTCGTActattgcagatgcgttcttgtgtAGGCTCGTAACTGTATTTGGTCcatctaaagttttagtctctgaccaagGTCAGGAATTTGTTTGTAATACTTTTAGAAATGTTTGCAAAAttctagagacaacttcggccttAACAACAGCTTACCACCCTCAGGCGAACCGGTTGACGGAACGAACCAATCGTccagttaaagatatgcttgcaattcttgcagagcacGATGCAAACTCATGGGACGAACACCTACCATATGTTCAGTTGGTTTTGAACACTGCTATACGCCAATCCATCAATACCCAACCCCTTCTGCTTTATATTGGTCATTCATGtatttcccatcaggtctgctgaACAAACATACTGTTGTGTATGgagaggattatccttcagaagTCCTCATTAAGATGAAAAATACTTGGAGAATTGCAGCTGAAGTTTCCCAAAAGGCACGGGATCGATGTGTTCAGGATTATGACAAGAAAGTACTACCTCTTGAGCAGAAGGAGGGTAGCCTCGTTTTCAGAGTTAATGAAGCTGCGCCCGCCAACCAGAGTAGGATACTAGCTCCTAGAAGGCGGGGGCCGTATCGAGTAATTAAGAGAGCAGGTCCTGCATATCTTGTCATAAAAGGAGTATTTGAGAACCAAGTGAAAAGAACTATCCATATTAATAAATGGAAACTTTATCATGctagggaggaactagagctgccttcagcaagttTAATTCCTGACTCAGTGGTGCTGACTAATGATTCAAGTGTTGAGCCAGATGCAGAAGATGATCTTCCGTCAACTCTCATCAGTAGTTAAGTGCAGTCTTGTCATCCCATGGAAAcaagatctcgcgctgtacaataaaggttaaagaaactCCTTTAGTCAGGATTATTAGAGTTCATTAAAGTTTCCTCTAGCGGCAATAATGTGAATTTATTAATTGTGCTTAACTCAGACAGCAGATCTTGCTGcctgtcactgcccttgtggatttgtttagcaGATCTTGCCTTACTCTGGGGTTTTCCAACCTTCTAGAACCCAGAGTTATATACATACTTCTGCCATTTGTTGTGCCTGTCTTTTTCCCAGGTCTGATTTGTACACCTGACCAGCcagtccagccacacgtgaaaccATGatcgacataagaacataagaacatggtAACTTtggttgagagtaggcacagttgatgaaatgcaaagggtaaccaaggcgagagaatgatttatctacaaatcattcctttatctacaaatcattctctcgccttggttaccctttgcatttcatcaactgtgcctattctcaagcaaAACGCAATTTctgtcatcctaaacctgcttccaacactagtagcacagtactatgccttcccttcatatctgaactcaaaacttttaccaatacctttcgtcctcttgacataaagctcgccttacgacaaactaacacacttcgtagcaatctagttcacactgctcttcctgcttctaatgctgctggtgcctactctatttcctgttcgtcttgtcctctccaatactttggcgaaactggccgtacactgaatgacagacttaaagaacacaagagaagtgttaagcctgcagacactaacaatgctctcttctgtcatctgagggattccaatcatcctattgattggtcttcctccaaaataatctttcctgcctctactctacacagacgccgtcttgttcaatcggctctaatacacaatgtacccaacatgaacttgagtcctggctttgttgctgtggactcttccctttcacagtatatactcaaatgctctaatctttctaacaaaagtgacctaacataagattacccttccatttatctttctttctctttacttttctttctctcttctctcttttccgTTCATTGTTTTCTTTACgttcccttactatcctcttcttattcctattactacctccttctcattcggtgattataataggagctgcctcgtatggcccaataggccctctgcagttcttattcctactactatccacTCCACTACACTTTGTTCCTCATCtttctctagcctatttattgcctgcatctacttcctcatcacaatcgacttgagaatggtccaggacggaccaaaacgtcgtcgcccctacaccttctagtgtgtggtctggtcattgaactgcataatctaaatggggccaaaccagagcaagatatagctgaagaacaacaccaggcgtcttgttactaacgcttcgattaataaatccaagtgtcctattcgccttattacgaacattcatgcattgatcctttggttttaaattcttactaatcataactcccagatccctttcgcaatccgacttcgcaatctcaacaccatctagctcgtatcttgtaactctatcatcattacctagcctcagaactagaacatttatcagcattaaactgcatctgccaatcctttggccatttcaaaaccctatttaggtcGACTTCAAgtaatagtgagtcttcttccgtgttaatttccctaccgatttttgtatcatcggcaaatttgcaaatgttgctactcaaacctgaatctaaatcatttatatatattataaacaacagaggtcccaatacagagccttgaggcactcacaacattttcccactctgacttaaccccatttatattaactctctgtttcctttggtatagccatgccctaatccaacttaatatagcacccccaataccataagcctctatctttttaatcagtctttcatgtggcactgtatcaaaagctttgctaaagtcaaggtacacaacatcgcaaaccttaccactatcaactgcctcaattatgctggaataaaaagataggaaATTTGTTAAAAATGAATGGCCGTTTGaaaaaccatgttgcaactcatttattaatttatgtttttcaagatgaagacgaattgtatttgcaattatcgattcaagtaactttcccacaatagacgttaagctaattggccgatattttgatgcaagtgatctatctcctttcttaaaaattagtaccacattagcaaccttccacgactctggcactctgcctgactctaatgatttattaaatatggtatacaatggctcgcaaagctcttCTATGCATTCTTTAAGCCCACTGGCAAAtacttcatctggccctggggatttgtttggtttgagttttactatttgattAATAATATCATCCTTGGTAACTGTTAGACTAgtctacctgtcctcatcccccacccacatagacttctcTATGCCTTCTATGCagaaggcatagagttaagtccttctttagtaaatacagagataaaatatttgttaaaatactactcatctcttcgtcattatccgttatctgacctgtctcagtttttaatggacctatcctttccctaacttttgttcgatataactgaaaaaatcctttaggatttgtctttgcttgggctgctatacgaacttcatagtttctttttgctttccttatctctttttttaacatttctaaccagttgtacgaattcttgttctaaactgactttcccattcttaatccttttttaccatgctctctctctctacctataaggtttttcagatcctttgttatccattttgggtcatttgaatttgatctattcaatttgtaaggtatactactttcctgtgctttgattataatatttgtaaataagttatattttgaatccaaatcgaaatcctcctttacatcacacatcgctgggttcacgtcttgctccaagacggcccttccccccccacatgctcaaaactttccaatctatttgccccccaaaatttcttaggatattgaaattagctttacgaaaatttggcactttaacagaattttctcggcAGAAAACTGCAGATCTATTTCACTCAATGCTAAATCTGACAAAAATGAAAAATCTTCTCTaaatcttgacaaaaatgagtttccgattggactcttcattgacctgagaaaggcctttgacactgttaatcacgattatctcttacgtaaactccatcattatagaATCCGAGGCCTTACACtgtactatatccaatcctatcttagtgatagacaccaatgtgtagccatcaataatataacctctcccactctaccaataaccgttggagtgccacaggacagcattttgggacctctcctatttcttatatacattaatgatctgcctaatgtctctaacattctgaaacctattttgtttgctgatgatactaccctcatctactctaaccccaacccacatacactaaatgatgttgttaataatgagctaaaaaaagtccacttatggatgtcaaccaatgaactaacacttaacatagaaaaaacctactacatcttatttggaagtaaatctacatatgcaattcagcttcagatagataatgtaaacattagcaataaaaatgatggaaagtttcttggcatattcctagacaagagactcaacttcagcacccatatacaacacataactaagaaagtctctaaaacagttgggatactctccaaaatcagatattatgtcgccgccgccgctgccatcACTACCACCGCCGCTGCCATCACCGCCGCTGCCATCACcgccgctgccatcaccaccgccgctgccatcaccaccgccgctgccatcaccaccgccgctgccatcaccaccgccgctgccatcaccaccgccgctgccatcaccaccgccgctgccatcacaaccgccgctgccatcaccaccgccgctgccatcaccaccaccgctgccatcaccgccgccgctgccatcaccaccgccgctgccatcaccaccaccgctgccatcaccgccgccgctgccatcaccaccgccgctgccatcaccaccaccgctgccatcaccgccgccgctgccatcaccgccgccgctgccatcaccaccgccgctgccatcaccgccgctgccatcaccaccgccgctgccatcaccaccgccgctgccatcaccgccgctgccatcaccaccgccgctgccatcaccgccgctgccatcaccactgccgctgccatcaccaccgccgctgccatcaccaccgccgctgccatcaccaccgccgctgccatcaccaccgccgctgccatcaccgccgccgctgccatcaccgccgccgctgccatcaccaccgccgctgccatcaccaccgccgctgccatcaccaccaccgctgccatcaccgccgccgctgccatcaccaccgccgctgccatcaccaccaccgctgccatcaccgccgccgctgccatcaccgccgccgctgccatcaccaccgccgctgccatcactgccgctgccatcaccaccgccgctgccatcaccaccgccgctgccatcaccgccgctgccatcaccaccgccgctgccatcaccaccgccgctgccatcaccaccaccgctgccatcaccaccgccgctgccatcaccaccgccgctgccatcaccaccgccgctgccatcaccaccgccgctgccatcaccaccgccGCTGCCATCGCCACcgccgctgccatcaccaccgccgctgccatcaccaccaccgctgccatcaccgccgccgctgccatcaccgccgccgctgccatcaccaccaccgctgccatcaccgccgccgctgccatcaccaccgccgctgccatcaccaccaccgctgccatcaccgccgccgctgccatcaccgccgccgctgccatcaccaccgccgctgccatcaccgccgctgccatcaccaccaccgctgGATTCACCACCGCCGCTGCCATCACcgccgctgccatcaccaccgccgctgccatcaccgccgctgccatcaccaccgccgctgccatcaccaccgccgctgccatcaccaccgccgctgccatcaccaccgccgctgccatcaccgccgccgctgccatcaccgccgccgctgcCATCATCACCGCCGCTGCCATCACCGTCGCTGCCATCACcaccgctgccatcaccaccgccgctgccatcaccgccgccgctgccatcaccgccgccgctgccatcaccaccgccgctgccatcaccaccgccgctgccatcaccaccgcctctgccatcaccgccgccgctgccatcaccgccgccgctgcCATCATCACCGCCGCTGCCATCACcgccgctgccatcaccaccgctgccatcaccaccgccgctgccatcaccgccgccgctgccatcaccgccgccgctgcCATCACCGCCGCTGCCATCATCACCGCCGCTGCCATCACCGCCGctgccatcaccgccgccgctgccatcaccgccgctgccatcaccaccaccgccgctgccatcaccaccgccgctgccatcaccaccgccgctgccatcaccaccaccgccgctgccatcaccaccgccgctgccatcaccaccaccgctgctgccatcaccaccgccgctgccatcaccaccaccgccgctgccatcaccaccaccgccgctgccatcaccaccgccgctgccatcaccaccaccgccgctGCCATACTATGCTCTCATCTCCTAACTATACATCCTAActatgctctcatctctctatattatgcactaatctatccctatcttaattatggtatctgtgcatggggttcaaccactgaaaaccacctcaagtccatcatcaaccagcaaagatctgctatcagaataataacaaattctgctttcagacaacactcagcccccttgtttaactcccttaacatgctaaacataatctcactccacaaattttcttgtgtcagttacatttacaaaaccatgttctgaaatgcaaatcctgctctgaaactctccctggtcagatgtaataggacccattatcaccacaccagaaataaatatctctttgatatccccagaggcaaacttaatctgtgtaaacactctatgcaaataaagggacccagtctatggaactcattccctaatgaattgaaaagctgtccaacttttgcatcattcaaaaacaaaactaaaaagtacctaatctcatccgCATagattttttaccttgttgcttaaaattgcactgtatctattgctacccaatctccctatatttatgtacccaatccgaacatctttaccaatgtgatcattactgtcttcttatatgtgttatcaatttgctgtatggtgtctgttaatcttgtttaaattaccaatcaagttgtcaatgtaatcaatcagagctttaatataccaatgtgctttaatatacttactattctctctcatctcattttttttcttgcaatgtatctgttatcattttattaattctgctagaatttacgtacttaaaattatctgttagattaaggacctgcccgaaatgctgcgcgtaatagtggctttacaagattgtaaatattatgctatgtattctctctaacccactgtacattcttgtatataaataaataaataaataaataaataaataaataaataaataaataaataaataaataaataaataaataaataaataaataaataaatctgatttctttgtggtcactgttccctagttcactcccgATTTCGATATCATTAATATGTGTTTCCCCTGTTAGTTAactctaaatctaaaatattattttcccgctttggttctttaatgtgttgcgtaagaaagcaatcgtcaattaattctagaaaatcttctgcttcattattccctgttttgttcaaccagtttattccactaaaattaaagttacccatgacataaatactgttagatctagatgctctagatatttcatcccatagatgctttccttccattctgtctaaatttggtggcctatatataactcctattataagattatttgctttttcgtttaattctatccaaagagtttgtgtgtgtggctcagttttgattccctctttgagactacatttcaaattgtccctaacatatatggctactccccctcctcgtctaatatatctatctgtgtgaaatagtttaaatacatttatttgatattcagctaatagttctctattttctacattcatccacgtttcggtaagtgcaatagtatctatttttttctgtacagacaggagcatttaattcgtttattttgtttcttagacttctactattAGAGTAATATAccgtaagtgtattgttattttgaggcccttctctttccctgatcattttgccaatttctttctcccacaaacacatactttcattacctccttcctccatatcaattcccataccactatctgctaacagtttaaacccaaacaaacgcctccaaccactggttccaacgagttcgcaacaacaacaaccccagccctcgataaatGCACTTTCCATCACTGATACATCTAGAAAGgacagcttcccatcattctccatctcgtacgtgaaactcaaaacagaattctgctcgaatgcctctttcagctgctgcagatgtctgacattaggtacctgcataaaaatgacgtcaacatacctgcagtatatggcgggtttcaagtgcgTGTGAATATTCACACACAAGTATATGTGTGTGAATAAAGGCACAAGTTCTCCCTGTTAAGCAagtgcttgatgaaaaacgtaatctGATCGTGTTCTACCCTGGTGCTCTTGGGGGGAAGGAAATGTTGCGAAAATATTCCGAAGTTTCCATTCCTTTTGAAGGGTCTGGGTGGTGTAACGGTTAGCGTAAAAGTTATGTCAGTTGCGCAAACACCTGTGCTTTCCGAGTTCGAGTCATCTTGCAGGGTGTGTCTAagttgtgtttatatatatatatatatatgcaaacaagcctgaatggtcttgtttgcatttgtgttcctcacgtgttgccccaaagaatgaggtgatttgataaaatgctatgcccaggattactatccgagtgccggcggggaagtggttcaaatagcttaggctatcacttccttatgtccggtcgtgatggtcaagcggattaaggcgtccctgtacataccagttgcgttgctcctggcagtatgggttcgagtcacttctggggtgtgagttttcagttatatatatatatatatatatatatatatatatatatatatatatatatatatatatatatatatatatatatatatatatatatatatatatatatatatatatacatatgtcgtacctagtagccagaacgcacttctcagcctactatgcaaggcccgatttgcctaataagccaagttttcctaaattaatatattttctcaaatttttttcttatgaaatgataaagctacccatttcattatgtatgagcttaattttttttttttttggagttaaaattaacgtagatatatgaccgaacctaaccaaccctacctaacctaacctaacctatgtttataggttaggttaggttaggtagccgaaaaagttaggttaggttaggttaggtaggttaggtagtcgaaaaacaattaattcatgaaaacttggcttattaggcaaatcgggcattgcatagtaggctgagaagtgcgttctggctactaggtacgacatatatatatatatatatatatatatatatatatatatatatatatatatatatatatatatatatatatatatatatatatatatatatatatatatatatatatatatatatatatatattattaaatatgaccgaaaaagtaagattaataattctaacacgaattttctcaatctttcgtacatttcttttcactgttggaggtaaatcaaaaatcaattctccaaaattcatttttatttctagtctgacgcgacacgagcgcgtttcgtaaaacttattacattttcaaagactttagtttacaaatacacaactgaatagaacttacgcatctccgattttatatctacattttagtgaggtggatggggtgaggtggcattaatagggtattaatttcatcaacacaagacagaacaagaggtggcattaatagggtattaatttcatcaacacaagacagaacatgaaacaatgggtattgaatagaagtgtatgtagcaaggctattggtccatatttcttgatgcttctatattggagcggagtcttgaggtgggtagaatatagttgtgcattaattggctgttgattgctggtgttgacttcttgatgtgtagtgcctcgcaaacgtcaagccgtctgctatcactgtatctatcgatgatttctatgttgtttactaggatttctctggcgatggtttggttgtgggaagagattatatgttccttaatggagccctgttgcttatgcatcgttaaacgcctagaaagagatgttgttgtcttgcctatatactgggttttttggagcttacagtccccaagagggcatttgaaggcatagacgacgttagtctcttttaaagcgttctgttttgtgtctggagagtttctcatgagtaggctggccgtttttctggttttatagtaaaccgtcagttgtatcctctgatttttgtctgtagggataacgtttctatatatatatatatatatatatatatatatatatatatatatatatatatatatatatatatatatatatatacatatttctctttcagcgccttagtgtggcgctccagagaggaaatgctcacttcatccatggttcctgcccgccatctgggaagatggaggagctatacaacttgtgacaagtagccttgtaccctgcatgttaccaatgttgtaaccctttttgtgtaatgaaattttaaaattaagttagatatatatacacacatacaaaaagaatagggatggtaggagaagaaaatatcaaagtggatCAAAGCAAAGACcttgtgaggatccacaaggtcttctcagagtactcattattttcttctccaaggctatttaATGGCTCTCTAACTCTGTCCTTGGAGGACGGAAGAAAATTTAtacatgctgattagcattgtaaatgtgtggccacgtctcaggtaaaaaataataataataaaaaaaaacttacagaagccattttgtagcatgcctttgcacctttttcagtttattggtgtgcCTCTTGAGATTTGGGCTCCATAcagctgctgcatattccaatttgggTCTCACAAAAGTTATGAACAGTTTCtcaagtatttcaccatccatataatgaaaagcaagtctgaa contains:
- the LOC138350911 gene encoding angiomotin-like; this translates as MAAAAVMAAAAVMAAAVVMAAVVMAATVMAAAVMMAAAAVMAAAAVMAAAVVMAAAVVMAAAVVMAAAVVMAAAVMAAAVVMAAAVMAAAVVNPAVVVMAAAVMAAAVVMAAAAKVGKPQSKARSAKQIHKGSDRQQDLLSELSTINKFTLLPLEETLMNSNNPD